The following are encoded in a window of Ricinus communis isolate WT05 ecotype wild-type chromosome 4, ASM1957865v1, whole genome shotgun sequence genomic DNA:
- the LOC8274319 gene encoding ABC transporter G family member 15, with amino-acid sequence MEIEVASSSYSTKSDSLGTNGGGDSSNTSNSTYHTNIAVSGGGEERGTYLVWESLTVVLPNFGNGPTKRLLQGLSGFAEPGRIMAIMGPSGSGKSTLLDSLAGRLSRNVIMTGNVLINGKKRRGDSGVAYVTQEDILLGTLTVRETITYSAYLRFPSCMTKEEIEDIVEGTLMEMGLQDCADRLIGTWHLRGISGGEKKRLSIALEILTRPRLLFLDEPTSGLDSASAFFVIQTLRNIARDGRTVISSIHQPSSEVFALFDDLFLLSGGETVYFGEAKMGVEFFAEAGFPCPSRRNPSDHFLRCVNSDFDAVTATLKGSQRIRDAPATSDPLMNMATAEIKSRLAEKYRRSNYARKSKDRIKEISAMEGLEIEIRSGSQASRWKQLRTLTKRSFLNMSRDVGYYWARIAIYIIVSICVGTIYYDLGFGYTAILARVACGGFITGFMTFMSIGGFPSFIEEMKVFYREKLNGYYGVTVFILSNYFSSLPFLVSIALLSGTICFFLVKFRSGFSHYAFFCLNIFACISVIESLMMVVASVVPNFLMGLVTGAGIIGIMMMTSGFFRLLPDLPKPFWRYPVSYINYGAWGLQGAYKNDFLGLEFEPLVPGDPKLTGEFIVTHVFGVPLDHSKWWDLSIIFLILVCYRILFFIVLKFKERASPIFKNLYSKRTLQKLERRPSFRKTPSIASKRHQPLYSLSSQEGLNSPLR; translated from the exons ACTAGCAATAGCACATATCACACTAATATTGCAGTCTCAGGTGGTGGAGAAGAGAGAGGGACTTACTTAGTTTGGGAAAGTCTAACAGTGGTGTTGCCAAATTTTGGAAATGGACCAACAAAAAGGTTGCTTCAAGGGCTTAGTGGGTTTGCTGAGCCTGGAAGAATCATGGCTATTATGGGTCCTTCTGGGTCTGGAAAATCTACTCTTCTTGATTCACTTGCAG GTAGACTCTCAAGAAACGTAATAATGACTGGAAATGTTCTTATCAATGGAAAGAAGAGGAGGGGGGACTCTGGCGTT GCTTATGTGACACAAGAGGATATATTGTTAGGAACTCTTACGGTCAGAGAAACCATAACTTATTCAGCATATTTGAGGTTTCCAAGTTGCATGACCAAAGAAGAGATTGAAGACATTGTAGAAGGAACACTCATGGAAATGGGTCTCCAAGACTGTGCTGATCGGCTGATTGGAACCTGGCATTTAAGAGGCATAAGTGGAGGTGAAAAGAAGAGACTAAGCATTGCACTAGAAATCCTTACAAGGCCGCGGCTCTTGTTTCTTGATGAACCTACTAGTGGCCTAGACAGTGCATCCGCATTCTTCGTAATTCAAACTCTTAGAAATATAGCTCGCGACGGAAGAACAGTTATCTCTTCCATTCACCAGCCAAGTAGTGAAGTTTTTGCACTCTTTGATGATCTTTTCCTGCTATCTGGTGGTGAAACTGTTTACTTTGGAGAAGCAAAGATGGGTGTAGAG TTCTTTGCTGAAGCTGGTTTTCCATGTCCAAGTAGAAGGAATCCATCTGATCACTTCCTACGTTGTGTAAATTCAGATTTCGATGCCGTAACAGCCACACTGAAAGGATCTCAAAGAATTCGA GATGCCCCGGCAACATCAGATCCTTTGATGAATATGGCAACAGCAGAGATAAAATCGAGGCTTGCTGAGAAATATAGGCGCTCAAACTACGCAAGAAAGTCAAAAGATAGGATCAAAGAGATCTCAGCCATG GAAGGACTTGAAATTGAAATAAGAAGTGGAAGTCAGGCAAGTAGGTGGAAGCAACTTCGAACATTGACCAAAAGATCGTTTCTGAACATGTCCAGAGATGTGGGATATTACTGGGCACGAATAGCAATCTACATAATTGTTTCTATTTGTGTTGGTACTATTTATTATGACCTGGGATTTGGCTATACCGCAATCTTGGCTAGGGTAGCTTGTGGTGGTTTTATAACAGGCTTTATGACATTTATGTCTATTGGAGGCTTCCCATCCTTCATAGAAGAAATGAAG GTTTTCTATCGAGAAAAGCTTAATGGGTATTATGGAGTTACAGTGTTTATCCTGTCCAACTACTTCTCCTCTCTCCCGTTCTTGGTTTCAATCGCTCTTCTCAGTGGGACTATATGTTTTTTCCTAGTGAAGTTCCGATCGGGTTTTAGTCATTATGCATTCTTCTGTCTCAATATCTTTGCCTGCATTTCTGTTATAGAGAGCCTGATGATGGTTGTAGCTTCAGTAGTTCCCAATTTCTTGATGGGTCTGGTTACTGGGGCCGGAATTATT GGAATCATGATGATGACCTCTGGCTTCTTCCGTTTGCTGCCTGATCTTCCAAAACCATTCTGGCGCTACCCGGTCTCATACATCAACTATGGAGCATGGGGACTTCAG GGTGCATACAAGAATGATTTTCTTGGCCTCGAGTTTGAACCTCTAGTACCTGGTGATCCTAAACTCACCGGCGAATTCATTGTCACACATGTATTTGGAGTTCCATTGGATCATTCGAAGTGGTGGGACTTATCTATCATCTTTCTAATTCTTGTATGCTATCGGATTCTGTTCTTCATTGTTCTCAAGTTCAAGGAGAGAGCTTCGCCAATCTTCAAGAATCTTTATTCAAAGAGAACTTTACAAAAGCTTGAAAGGAGGCCTTCTTTCAGGAAGACACCATCTATTGCTTCCAAAAGGCATCAACCTTTATATTCGTTGTCTTCGCAAGAGGGTCTCAACTCTCCACTTCGCTAG
- the LOC8274318 gene encoding ABC transporter G family member 15 isoform X3, whose protein sequence is MEIEQVCNYSGGGHGGSDGDVAACLTAGGESMYLVWEDLTVVLPNFSEGPTRRLINGLNGYAEPGKIMAIMGPSGSGKSTLLDALAGRLSGNVIMTGNVLVNGKKKRLGYGGVAYVTQENTLLGTLTVKETLTYSALLRLPGSMTREEIEGIVEGTIMEMGLHDCADRLIGNWHLRGISGGEQKRLSIALEILIRPHLLFLDEPTSGLDSASAFFVIQTLRNIARDGRTVITSIHQPSSEVFALFDDLFLLSGGEVVYFGEAKMATEFFAEAGFSCPSRRNPSDHFLRCINSDFDLVTATLMGAHRDIQMSSDSLENLPTAEIKEVLVKKYKYSNHAARAKATIREILTTKGLEIKRKGESQAKWWKQLSILTQRSFINMWRDLGYYRVRIGIYIALSICVGSIFQDVGNGYTGILARGACAGFISGFMTFMSIGGFPSFIEELKVFHKERLNGHYGVGVYTLSNFLSSFPYLAVMSISSATIIFYMVKFTTEFSHCVYAGLDLLGCIAAVESCMMAIASLVPNFLMGVIVGAGYIGILLMTSGFFRLLPDLPKVFWRYPVSYVNYGAWGLQWKCRENTKTT, encoded by the exons ATGGAGATAGAGCAGGTCTGTAATTACAGCGGTGGTGGTCATGGCGGCAGCGATGGGGATGTGGCGGCATGTTTAACAGCAGGAGGAGAATCTATGTACTTGGTGTGGGAAGATTTAACAGTGGTGTTACCGAATTTTAGTGAAGGACCAACAAGGAGGTTAATTAATGGGCTTAACGGGTATGCTGAACCTGGTAAGATCATGGCTATTATGGGTCCTTCTGGTTCTGGCAAGTCCACACTTCTTGATGCATTAGCAG GTAGACTCTCAGGAAATGTTATCATGACTGGGAATGTTCTAGTTAatgggaagaagaagagacttGGCTATGGTGGTGTC GCTTACGTAACTCAAGAGAATACATTGTTGGGAACTCTAACTGTTAAAGAAACCTTAACTTACTCGGCCCTTTTAAGGCTTCCAGGCAGCATGACTAGGGAAGAGATTGAAGGCATTGTTGAAGGGACAATCATGGAAATGGGTCTCCATGATTGCGCTGACCGACTAATCGGGAACTGGCATTTGAGAGGAATAAGTGGTGGAGAGCAGAAAAGATTAAGCATTGCACTTGAAATCCTGATTAGGCCacatcttttatttcttgatgAACCTACTAGTGGACTAGACAGTGCCTCAGCTTTCTTTGTTATTCAAACTCTTAGAAATATAGCTCGAGATGGAAGGACAGTTATTACTTCAATTCACCAGCCAAGTAGTGAAGTTTTTGCACTGTTTGATGATCTTTTCCTGTTATCTGGTGGTGAAGTAGTTTACTTTGGAGAAGCAAAGATGGCAACGGAG TTTTTCGCTGAAGCTGGATTCTCATGCCCGAGTAGAAGAAATCCTTCTGATCATTTTCTACGTTGTATTAATTCAGACTTTGATCTTGTCACGGCAACTTTGATGGGAGCTCACAGG GACATTCAGATGTCATCAGATTCTTTGGAAAATTTACCAACAGCAGAAATCAAGGAGGTACTTGTTAAGAAATACAAGTACTCTAACCATGCAGCAAGGGCAAAAGCTACGATTAGAGAAATCTTAACCACT AAAGGACTCGAGATAAAAAGGAAAGGGGAGAGCCAGGCAAAATGGTGGAAGCAACTTTCGATATTGACACAAAGATCATTCATTAACATGTGGAGAGATTTGGGGTATTATAGGGTAAGGATAGGTATCTACATTGCCTTGTCTATTTGTGTTGGAAGTATCTTTCAAGATGTTGGAAATGGCTATACTGGCATCTTGGCTCGGGGAGCTTGTGCCGGATTCATATCAGGATTTATGACGTTCATGTCGATTGGAGGCTTCCCTTCCTTCATCGAAGAACTGAAG GTTTTTCATAAAGAAAGGCTCAATGGGCATTATGGAGTCGGAGTATATACTCTGTCAAACTTCCTGTCTTCGTTTCCATACCTGGCTGTGATGTCAATATCTAGTGCGACTATAATCTTTTACATGGTGAAATTTACAACTGAATTTTCACACTGTGTGTATGCGGGCCTTGACCTATTAGGCTGCATAGCAGCAGTTGAAAGCTGCATGATGGCTATTGCTTCACTTGTTCCTAACTTCTTAATGGGGGTCATTGTTGGAGCCGGATATATT GGAATCCTCCTGATGACCTCTGGGTTCTTTCGTTTGCTGCCTGATCTTCCCAAGGTCTTTTGGCGTTACCCAGTTTCTTACGTCAACTATGGAGCATGGGGATTGCAG